A genomic window from Papaver somniferum cultivar HN1 unplaced genomic scaffold, ASM357369v1 unplaced-scaffold_91, whole genome shotgun sequence includes:
- the LOC113346067 gene encoding probable leucine-rich repeat receptor-like protein kinase At1g35710, producing MSSISISENQISGPIPTSLYNLRKLKLLYLYQNQLSGVISQEIGKLTSLVDFQLSSNNLVGPIPTSIGNLSNLNILYLNENQLCGTIPQEVGRLRFLTEFALYKNNLTGPIPTSIGNLTNLNILYFYDNHLSGSIPHEIGRLRYLTALGLTINNLTGLIPSSICNLGNLKVLDLSENKLSGNIPLEIGRLRSLTNIQLYKNNLNGPLPVSICNLNNLRNLSIYENHLSGTIPRDIGRLQSLAALHLQTNNFSGPIPISLCNLRNLDILRLYENQLFGPIPREIGMLRSLTDLELSTNNLDGSIPTSLCNLSNLNTLYLFENQLSGSIPEEIGKLNSLMDLELSTNYLTGPIPSSIGNLSKLNTLYLEENQLSGIIPVDITRLSSLSDFRIQENNLVGQIPAYLCNSTVGMLQKLNLYNNHLSGPIPKTLGECSNLIELDLSTNNLNGSIPLEIGGLISIQIKLDLSQNELSGEIPSDIGKLHKLEKLNLSHNKLSGSIPPSFVGMLSLTTVDISYNELSGPIPNIKAFKDAPFDALKNNNGLCGNHSGGIKPCNSSVIIGRKKAKPRLAVIILFPLFGSLFLLFTFFAIYFCLRKRLVVKNLEQADQPTTVNTRRNIFSVENYDGKLVFEEIIEATENFDTKYCIGAGGYGSVYKAELSTGQVVAVKKLHSSDEDPNIIDLKSFEREVQALTEIRHKNIVKLFGFCSSIERQISFLIYEFVERGSLKKILCDAEQAVEFDWIKRLRFIKGTADALAYMHHDCIPAIVHRDISSNNVLLDLEYEARVSDFGTARMLKPDSSNWTSLAGTYGYIAPELAYTMKVTQKCDVYSFGVLVIEVLHGRNPSDIITLLSPDLLHASSSTSTLPVKNIMLKDILDECLEAPTDIVKKELMYFVKVALSCLRGDPHTRPTMQEVSVELSRSAQIRPSFGKPFETVTLGDLLMGGSQE from the exons ATGAGTTCCATTAGCATTTCCGAAAATCAAATTAGTGGCCCGATCCCTACTTCTTTATATAATCTGCGTAAGCTAAAACTTCTTTACCTATATCAAAATCAACTTTCGGGTGTCATTTCTCAAGAAATCGGGAAGCTAACGTCTCTTGTCGATTTTCAGTTGAGTTCAAACAATCTAGTTGGTCCAATCCCCACTTCTATAGGAAACCTTAGCAACCTAAATATTTTATACTTGAATGAAAACCAACTTTGTGGCACTATTCCTCAAGAAGTCGGGAGACTGAGGTTTCTAACTGAATTTGctttgtacaaaaacaatctcaCTGGCCCAATCCCTACTTCTATAGGAAACCTTACTAACCTAAATATTCTATACTTTTATGATAATCACCTGTCTGGTAGCATTCCTCATGAAATAGGAAGGCTAAGATATCTTACTGCCTTAGGGTTGACAATAAACAATCTCACAGGTCTAATTCCTTCTTCAATATGTAACCTTGGCAACCTAAAAGTTTTGGATCTTTCTGAAAATAAACTGTCGGGTAATATTCCACTAGAGATAGGAAGGCTGAGATCTCTTACGAACATTCAGttgtacaaaaacaatctcaATGGCCCACTTCCTGTTTCTATATGCAATTTGAACAATCTAAGAAATCTCAGTATTTACGAAAATCATTTATCTGGTACCATTCCTCGAGATATCGGAAGATTACAGTCCCTTGCTGCATTACATTTACAAACAAACAATTTCTCTGGTCCAATCCCTATTTCTTTATGTAATTTGAGAAACTTAGACATTCTGCGTCTTTATGAAAATCAACTCTTTGGTCCAATTCCTCGGGAAATAGGAATGCTTAGATCTCTTACTGACTTAGAGTTGTCCACAAACAATCTCGATGGTTCAATTCCTACTTCTTTATGTAATTTAAGCAACCTAAATACCTTGTACCTTTTTGAAAATCAACTTTCCGGTTCAATTCCAGAAGAAATCGGGAAACTAAATTCTCTCATGGACCTTGAATTGTCGACAAACTATCTGACTGGTCCAATCCCTTCTTCTATAGGCAATCTTAGCAAACTCAACACTTTGTATCTCGAGGAAAATCAACTGTCTGGCATTATTCCTGTTGATATTACAAGGCTAAGCTCCCTTTCTGACTTTCGAATACAGGAAAACAATCTTGTTGGTCAGATCCCTGCTTATTTATGTAATTCGACAGTTGGAATGTTACAAAAACTCAATCTATATAATAATCATCTTTCCGGACCAATACCCAAAACACTAGGAGAATGTTCAAACTTAATCGAACTGGATTTGAGTACAAACAATTTGAATGGAAGCATTCCACTTGAGATTGGAGGCTTGATTTCAATACAGATCAAACTGGATCTCAGTCAAAATGAGTTGAGTGGAGAAATACCGTCAGATATTGGAAAATTACACAAACTGGAGAAACTGAATCTGTCCCACAACAAACTTTCGGGTTCAATCCCACCTTCATTTGTTGGAATGCTTAGCTTGACAACTGTCGATATCTCATACAATGAGTTGAGTGGTCCTATTCCAAACATCAAGGCCTTTAAGGATGCTCCCTTTGATGCGTTGAAGAACAACAATGGTTTATGTGGTAATCACTCTGGAGGTATTAAGCCATGTAACTCGTCAGTTATCATCGGAAGAAAGAAAGCCAAACCAAGACTTGCTGTGATAATTTTATTTCCTCTGTTTGGTTCGTTGTTTCTTTTGTTCACATTTTTTGCTATCTATTTTTGCTTGCGAAAAAGACTAGTTGTAAAAAATCTCGAGCAGGCAGATCAACCAACAACTGTAAACACAAGAAGAAACATATTCTCGGTAGAGAATTATGATGGGAAGCTGGTGTTTGAAGAAATAATTGAAGCAACAGAAAACTTTGATACCAAATATTGCATTGGGGCGGGAGGATATGGGAGCGTCTACAAAGCAGAGCTATCGACGGGTCAAGTTGTTGCTGTGAAGAAGCTTCACTCGTCAGATGAAGATCCCAACATAATTGATCTTAAATCTTTCGAAAGGGAAGTTCAAGCATTGACCGAAATACGGCATAAAAACATTGTAAAGCTCTTTGGTTTCTGCTCTAGCATAGAGCGACAAATCTCGTTCTTGATTTATGAGTTTGTAGAGCGGGGGAGTTTGAAAAAGATTTTATGCGATGCGGAACAGGCGGTAGAGTTCGATTGGATAAAGAGGCTAAGATTCATCAAGGGAACAGCTGATGCACTTGCTTACATGCACCATGATTGCATTCCAGCAATTGTTCATAGGGACATATCTAGCAACAATGTCTTGTTGGATTTGGAATATGAAGCGCGTGTTTCTGATTTTGGTACTGCTAGGATGTTGAAGCCAGATTCATCTAACTGGACATCACTTGCAGGAACATATGGATATATTGCTCCAG AACTTGCATACACAATGAAGGTAACCCAGAAGTGTGATGTTTATAGCTTTGGAGTACTTGTGATAGAAGTACTACACGGTAGAAACCCATCTGATATTATCACATTACTCTCTCCTGACCTCCTTCACGCGTCTTCTTCAACTTCGACTCTCCCGGTGAAAAATATAATGTTGAAAGACATCTTAGACGAGTGCCTTGAAGCACCAACGGATATTGTGAAGAAAGAGCTTATGTACTTTGTGAAGGTTGCACTCTCGTGCTTACGTGGTGATCCACACACTCGTCCAACAATGCAAGAAGTATCCGTGGAGTTATCACGATCAGCTCAGATCAGGCCATCTTTTGGGAAGCCCTTTGAAACTGTTACATTGGGTGACCTACTGATGGGGGGTTCGCAAGAATGA